From Variovorax sp. PMC12, the proteins below share one genomic window:
- a CDS encoding IclR family transcriptional regulator: protein MTSPTDAPAHNDRALFVLSVLAQSKSAMTAAELVQATGLSQSTLYRQIATLRRWGFVMESEGRYSPGPVSVQLATGFDGNSDLVMAARTDMRELARQTHESVALVTAVNDRVVCLEMIDSEQSLRCSFDRGRSVPARDGASAKCLLAHMPPDQRDALLDGLGESPERRAERAAELDAIREAGHAVTHGEVDAGVWGASAPVLASGRRLRGAITLMAPLTRVEGMEAALLHMTVVTAARISRALQ, encoded by the coding sequence ATGACGTCTCCGACCGACGCTCCCGCCCACAACGACCGCGCCCTGTTCGTGCTGTCGGTGCTGGCGCAGAGCAAGTCGGCGATGACGGCGGCCGAGCTGGTGCAGGCCACCGGCCTGTCGCAGAGCACGCTGTACCGGCAGATCGCCACGTTGCGCCGCTGGGGCTTCGTGATGGAGTCGGAAGGCCGCTACTCGCCGGGCCCGGTGAGCGTGCAGCTCGCCACCGGCTTCGACGGCAACTCCGACCTCGTGATGGCGGCGCGCACCGACATGCGCGAGCTGGCCCGGCAGACGCATGAAAGCGTGGCGCTGGTCACGGCGGTGAACGACCGCGTGGTGTGCCTGGAGATGATCGACAGCGAGCAGTCGCTGCGCTGCTCCTTCGACCGCGGCCGCAGCGTGCCCGCGCGCGACGGCGCCAGCGCCAAGTGCCTGCTGGCCCACATGCCGCCGGACCAGCGCGACGCCCTGCTCGACGGGCTCGGCGAAAGCCCCGAACGCCGCGCCGAGCGCGCCGCCGAACTCGATGCCATCCGCGAAGCCGGCCATGCCGTGACCCACGGCGAGGTCGATGCCGGCGTGTGGGGCGCGAGCGCGCCGGTGCTGGCCTCGGGCCGCCGGCTGCGCGGCGCGATCACGCTCATGGCGCCGCTCACGCGGGTCGAGGGCATGGAAGCTGCATTGCTCCATATGACCGTCGTCACGGCGGCCCGCATCTCTCGCGCCCTGCAGTAG